Below is a genomic region from Thermochromatium tepidum ATCC 43061.
CAGTTGACGGCGACGAAGGGCTTGTCGGCGCGATTGGATGCAGCGTGGATGGCGCGCGCGACCACCTCCTTGCCCGATCCCGTCTCGCCGAGGATGAGCACGGTCGCATCGGTGCGGGCGACCTGGGCGATCAGACGCTTGACATTCAGCATCCGCGGATGCTGACCGACCAGGTCGATCCCAGACGGCGGCTCCGGCTCGGATTCGACCTGCAGGCGTTGCAGGACCTGAATCACCAGACCGGGGGTCAGAGGCGTGTTGACGACATAGGCGCGTCCATCGGTCCGGACCGTGCTGCCGTCGAGCGGCTGGCAGACGAGCGGCGGACGCGCAGACGCCGGCAGACACGCCAGTACCCGCGCGACGCCGTCGGCCGTGTCACAGACCCAGAGCGCCGCCAGGTCTGCGTTTACGGATGCCTCCGGACGTGCGAGATCACACACCTCGCATCCCAGGAACTCCAGAACATGCCGCGTGGCGAGACGCGCGGACTCATCGCCATACAGACCGATTCTCATCACCGAGCGTTTTCCCCTCTCTCCCCTCAAGCCAGCCGTAACGAATGAGAACTGAGCGGCCGCGCTCCTATTAACGCGACCCTAAAAGGGATATGGATCGCGCCTTACGGCGCTCCCGCCATCCTCGCGCCTTACGGCACCCCTAAAAAACCCGCCGACCCGCTCCTCCGAGATCCACCTTGACAGGGCCAAGGCGTGAAATCGTTCTATGGTTCACGCCTTCCCGGAAGACCGCTCGAGGCATGTTTTAGCCTCTTGGCCCGATGGTCTTTATGGGCGATCTTAATAACTGCTCCAGGGACAGTGGATAAAGTCATTCAGCAAGACCAGATCCAGTCTTGTAAGATGATGTGATCGACAGATTGTCTGAGTTGAGATCATGCTCGCGAATATCCAGAACTATTACGAACCCCTGGTCATGCAGTCCATCCGGGACAAGCTCTCGGGGCGAGACGAGGAATACGACGCCGACCTCGTGGCCGACCTCGCCTGCCTGGCGCTCAATGCGCTGCCGGCCCGTTATGTGCGCCACACGGTGGACCTCTGGTCCCATCTCGGGGACAGCGAACGCGCCGCTGTGTCTCGCGAGGTCGAGGAGGCCGTCGAGTCCGCGTTCGTTGTGATGCGCCGCCGTCGCGAAGCGCGCCGCACCGAGATCGAAGCCCAGGAACCGTCCAAGACCCGCCTGCCCTGGACCTAACCAGAGGGCGAGCACGGGCCGAGACACTCCAAGGCCCTCTCGGCGAGCGCCGACAGCTCCAAGAACCCCTGATAGGCGCGAGCGTCGAGCGCACAGTCGGACGATCGGCGATCGGCATAGACCAGTCCGACCGGACGGCCCGCCACCCACACCGAGCGCGCCATGAAATGCCCCACAGACGTCAAGTTCTTGACGTCTGTAGGCACCTGGTCGCTCAGTTCGGCGTGGTTCGCCTCGTTCATCCACAGCGCCCCGGGTGCCGCCATCAGTTGGGCGAAGATTCCGCCCCGGTCGAGCGACAGACTAAAACGATTAAAGCGAGGCTCAAAATCCGTGCCGACGAGCTGCTCGGCCCTCAGGGTCTGCCGAGGCAGATCGAAGGCCGCGTAGACGACCCGATTCAGCCCGAGGCCGCGATGGAGTCCATGCAGCCAGGCCAGGATAAGCCTCTCGCGGTCGTTGATCCGATCGGCAGACAAGGCCCTGGCGGCACGCATCCACTCATCGGCACGTGGCGCTAGACAGAAGGGCGCCGCGCACAGACGATCAAGCCGCGCCGGCTCATCGCGCGGCAATGCCTCCAGCGGCCTCAGACCGTACAACAGCGCACGCTGGTTGAACCGACCGATCACCCGATCGAGTCGGTCGAACAGCGTCATCGGATCGCATCCAAGCAATTCCGAGACCAATTCCAGATCCCGCCCCTGCCCTGCATGCCGCCAACCGGCGAAGGCATGGCGCGCGATCTGGTTTGCCAGCATCACGTACAGCGGGCGCGGGTGGCGCGCGTTACGTCCGCGCATCGACTCGCGCGCCATCTCGGGCAGATTCCAGGCGCAGGCCAGGCCGTAGCCTAGCGCCTCCAGGCTCAGGCTGAGCGTCACGTATTCGGCCTCGTGTGGCAGGACGTGAGCGCACTCCATCATGTCCAGGTAACGGTCGATCCGGGCATCGCCATGCGCCAGCAGATACAGCTCGCCGAGGTTGTTGAGCAGGGCCGCGAGCGCGATCTCGGTCGGCACACGGTCACGGTCGATTTCGGCCCAGTCCAGGGCCAGCAGGGCGGCGAGCAAGGCCCGGCCGCAACCATGCTGATAATGCCTGAGTCGCTTGGCATCGAGCACATCCTCGGCCAGCGGGGCCTGGCGCTC
It encodes:
- a CDS encoding late competence development ComFB family protein — encoded protein: MLANIQNYYEPLVMQSIRDKLSGRDEEYDADLVADLACLALNALPARYVRHTVDLWSHLGDSERAAVSREVEEAVESAFVVMRRRREARRTEIEAQEPSKTRLPWT
- a CDS encoding HDOD domain-containing protein, whose amino-acid sequence is MDELIATARLDELPVQARTRHELARVLSDKGASLGRIALVVMSDPGLALRVLQRANTVEHRHFRFEIATLEDAIHMLGTHTLAELERQAPLAEDVLDAKRLRHYQHGCGRALLAALLALDWAEIDRDRVPTEIALAALLNNLGELYLLAHGDARIDRYLDMMECAHVLPHEAEYVTLSLSLEALGYGLACAWNLPEMARESMRGRNARHPRPLYVMLANQIARHAFAGWRHAGQGRDLELVSELLGCDPMTLFDRLDRVIGRFNQRALLYGLRPLEALPRDEPARLDRLCAAPFCLAPRADEWMRAARALSADRINDRERLILAWLHGLHRGLGLNRVVYAAFDLPRQTLRAEQLVGTDFEPRFNRFSLSLDRGGIFAQLMAAPGALWMNEANHAELSDQVPTDVKNLTSVGHFMARSVWVAGRPVGLVYADRRSSDCALDARAYQGFLELSALAERALECLGPCSPSG